In one Microbulbifer pacificus genomic region, the following are encoded:
- the lpxK gene encoding tetraacyldisaccharide 4'-kinase produces the protein MDKRKGEQGAMSLEDWLNKRWYPASADGAGSGSHLPLLAPLEMAFRHGSRWRKQRNQPAPLTVPVIVVGNVTVGGVGKTPLVAELGRWLQERGHKPGIISRGYGGRARHYPYNVTAQSHPLESGDEPLMLHLMTGLPVMVSPKRVEAAEALVSEHGCDVILSDDGLQHYGLWRSLEICVLDGQRGLGNEHLLPRGPLRESPERLNDVDMVVVNGAPSELVLSQCGEHIDFTMEVVPSRWHQFNLDQTSTLKLESGPDIGPCHGVAAIGNPQRFFSALRNLGYTVMEMAFPDHHQFSQQELQLDGMTPVIMTMKDAVKCRDFWQGHWWALEATAQLPDLFYQRIYQHIENFKLA, from the coding sequence ATGGATAAGAGAAAGGGAGAGCAGGGCGCAATGTCGCTGGAAGACTGGTTGAACAAACGTTGGTATCCCGCCTCCGCAGACGGTGCGGGCTCCGGGTCCCATCTGCCGCTGTTGGCGCCATTGGAGATGGCCTTTCGCCATGGCAGTCGCTGGCGCAAGCAGCGCAATCAGCCGGCACCGTTAACGGTGCCCGTGATTGTGGTGGGCAACGTGACCGTAGGCGGTGTCGGCAAGACGCCGCTGGTGGCGGAGCTCGGGCGCTGGCTGCAGGAGCGGGGGCACAAGCCGGGCATTATCAGCCGCGGTTATGGCGGTCGCGCCAGGCACTATCCCTACAACGTCACCGCTCAGTCTCATCCGCTGGAATCCGGGGATGAACCGCTGATGCTGCACCTGATGACCGGACTGCCGGTGATGGTATCTCCGAAGCGGGTTGAAGCCGCCGAGGCACTTGTTTCGGAACACGGCTGCGATGTGATTCTGTCGGATGACGGGTTGCAACATTACGGTTTGTGGCGAAGTCTGGAGATCTGTGTACTCGATGGCCAGCGTGGTCTCGGCAACGAACATCTGCTGCCGCGGGGCCCTCTGCGGGAATCCCCGGAGCGTCTGAACGATGTCGATATGGTGGTGGTGAATGGTGCGCCTTCCGAGCTTGTCCTCTCCCAGTGCGGCGAACATATCGATTTCACCATGGAGGTGGTTCCATCCCGCTGGCACCAGTTCAATCTCGACCAGACATCCACCCTGAAACTGGAATCCGGACCCGACATTGGCCCCTGCCACGGAGTCGCTGCCATCGGCAACCCACAGCGGTTTTTCAGCGCGCTGCGTAACCTCGGCTACACCGTGATGGAAATGGCATTTCCCGATCACCACCAGTTCAGTCAGCAGGAACTGCAACTGGATGGTATGACGCCAGTGATCATGACCATGAAAGACGCGGTGAAATGCCGTGACTTCTGGCAGGGCCACTGGTGGGCTCTGGAGGCGACCGCGCAGCTGCCCGACCTGTTTTACCAGCGTATCTACCAACATATTGAGAACTTCAAGCTCGCATGA
- the speB gene encoding agmatinase: protein MTDTRFLSEFSNTYANIFSFCGLPLTRDLDGADAVVMGVPFDLATTGRSGSRFGPSGVRQASAQLRWEHKRWPWTFALGDRLKAIDYGDIVFRDGDSAAMAALVEQHADHIVSAGKTLLTLGGDHFITLPLLRAHVRKHGPVALLHFDAHTDTEATDFVYNHGAMFHHAVREELLDCERSIQVGIRTEYTAATHPFEVLDAAWMNNHSLEQNLERIRARVGDAPVYLSFDIDCLDPAFAPGTGTPVMGGLTSDRALQIIRGLGDLNIVGMDVMEVAPCYDHAEITSLAGATLALEMLYLLAARAG, encoded by the coding sequence ATGACTGATACCCGTTTTTTATCCGAATTCTCGAACACCTACGCCAATATTTTTTCCTTCTGCGGCTTGCCGTTGACCCGTGATCTCGACGGTGCGGACGCCGTGGTTATGGGCGTGCCATTTGATCTCGCTACCACCGGCCGTTCCGGTTCCCGCTTCGGGCCCTCTGGCGTGCGCCAGGCTTCCGCACAACTGCGCTGGGAGCACAAGCGCTGGCCCTGGACCTTTGCGCTGGGCGACAGACTCAAGGCCATCGACTACGGCGATATCGTATTCCGCGATGGCGACAGCGCGGCCATGGCGGCATTGGTGGAGCAGCATGCGGACCATATCGTCTCCGCCGGCAAGACCCTGCTGACCCTGGGCGGTGACCATTTCATCACACTGCCGCTGCTGCGGGCGCATGTGCGCAAGCACGGTCCGGTGGCACTGCTGCACTTTGATGCCCACACGGATACCGAGGCGACGGACTTCGTCTACAACCATGGAGCCATGTTTCACCACGCGGTACGGGAGGAGTTACTGGACTGTGAGCGCAGTATTCAGGTGGGTATTCGTACGGAGTACACGGCGGCGACCCATCCCTTTGAGGTGCTGGATGCGGCGTGGATGAACAACCACTCGCTGGAACAGAACCTCGAGCGCATTCGCGCACGGGTAGGGGACGCGCCGGTGTATCTGAGTTTCGATATCGACTGCCTGGACCCGGCATTCGCCCCCGGTACTGGTACGCCAGTGATGGGCGGTCTGACATCCGACCGCGCGCTGCAGATCATCCGCGGCCTCGGCGATCTGAACATTGTTGGTATGGACGTGATGGAAGTGGCGCCCTGTTACGACCACGCGGAAATCACCAGCCTCGCTGGCGCCACCCTGGCGCTGGAAATGTTGTATCTGCTGGCGGCACGGGCTGGGTGA
- a CDS encoding ExbD/TolR family protein, translated as MQFRRQSVEQEGVNLTPLIDVVFLLLIFFMVSTTFTKESHLQLNLPEAAGPQAESPPSTIEILISADGSYSVDGRALINKKLPTLKSALSEVSGGEYNRPLIITADATAEHQAVVRAMDAAGQLGFVHLSITTRQPDEQ; from the coding sequence ATGCAATTCCGCCGCCAGAGCGTTGAGCAGGAGGGGGTCAACCTCACACCACTGATTGATGTGGTATTTCTGCTGCTGATTTTCTTTATGGTGTCCACCACCTTTACCAAAGAGAGCCACCTCCAGCTGAATCTACCGGAGGCTGCGGGGCCTCAGGCAGAGAGTCCGCCGTCTACCATTGAAATTCTGATCAGTGCGGATGGTTCCTATTCCGTGGATGGGCGCGCTCTGATCAACAAGAAACTGCCGACGCTGAAATCTGCACTGTCGGAAGTGTCTGGCGGCGAGTACAATCGCCCGCTGATCATTACCGCGGATGCCACCGCAGAACATCAGGCGGTGGTTCGTGCCATGGATGCCGCCGGCCAGCTGGGGTTTGTTCACCTCAGTATCACCACGCGGCAGCCGGACGAACAGTAA
- a CDS encoding OsmC domain/YcaO domain-containing protein yields MEINVNFLDNLRLEAKFDDFTVITDQPIRYKGDGSAPSPFDYFLASSALCAAYFVRVYCLSRDIPTHNIRLSQNNIVDPEDRYNQIFKIQVELPEDISEKDRQGILRSIDRCTVKKVIQTGPEFQIEEVENLAEDAQALLMVQADADHQTFIEGKDLPLEQTIANMTRILADLGMKIEIASWRNIVPHVWSLHIRDAASPMCFTNGKGATKESALCSALGEFIERLNCNFFYNDQYFGEEIANADFVHYPNEKWFELPEDDELPEGILDDYCLAIYNPEGELAGSNLIDTNSGRMDRGICSLPFERRSDGETVYFPSNLIENLFLSNGMSAGNTLAEAQVQCLSEIFERAVKKEILEREIALPDVPHEVLQKYPDILEGIEELEKQGFPILVKDASLGGQFPVMCVTLMNPRTGGVFASFGAHPSLHVALERSLTELMQGRSFEGLNDVPPPTFNSLEVTEPHNFVEHFIDSTGVVSWRFFSARSDYEFVEWDFSGNHHDSNDTEANRLFAILDDMGKEVYMATYSDLGAPACRILVPGYSEVYPVEDLIWDNTNKALDYREDILNLHILEDEALEDLVERLEESQLDNYEKISTLIGVEFDENTVWGQLTILELKLLVYLSLQRHEEALERVESFLQYNDNTVERGLFYRAVQAVLEIALDEDLSLDDYLVNLRRMFGESTMEAVVGSVDGSMRFYGLTPTNMRLEGLDKHLRLIESYKKLHAARAVVNGFSEGDKTAVK; encoded by the coding sequence ATGGAAATCAACGTCAACTTCCTCGACAACCTCAGACTTGAAGCCAAGTTTGACGACTTCACGGTCATTACCGACCAGCCGATCCGCTACAAGGGCGATGGTTCGGCGCCGAGCCCGTTTGACTACTTCCTTGCGTCTTCCGCCCTGTGTGCGGCCTACTTCGTGCGGGTGTACTGCCTGTCGCGGGATATACCCACCCACAACATCCGTCTGTCCCAGAACAACATCGTCGACCCGGAAGACCGCTACAACCAGATCTTCAAGATTCAGGTGGAGCTGCCGGAGGATATTTCCGAGAAAGACCGCCAGGGAATTCTGCGTTCCATCGACCGCTGTACCGTCAAGAAGGTGATTCAGACCGGGCCGGAGTTCCAGATCGAGGAAGTAGAGAATCTGGCGGAAGACGCGCAGGCACTGCTGATGGTTCAGGCGGATGCGGACCACCAGACCTTTATCGAGGGCAAGGATCTGCCGCTTGAGCAGACCATTGCCAATATGACCAGAATCCTCGCGGATCTGGGGATGAAGATCGAGATCGCTTCCTGGCGCAACATCGTGCCCCATGTGTGGTCGCTGCACATCCGCGATGCGGCTTCGCCCATGTGTTTCACCAACGGGAAAGGCGCGACCAAGGAAAGCGCGCTGTGTTCGGCGCTGGGCGAATTTATCGAGCGTCTGAACTGCAATTTTTTCTACAACGACCAGTATTTTGGCGAGGAGATCGCCAATGCGGATTTCGTGCACTACCCGAATGAAAAGTGGTTTGAACTGCCCGAAGACGACGAATTGCCGGAAGGCATCCTGGACGATTACTGCCTGGCCATTTACAACCCGGAAGGGGAGCTGGCGGGCTCAAACCTGATCGACACCAATTCAGGGCGCATGGACCGCGGTATCTGCTCCCTGCCTTTCGAGCGTCGCTCCGACGGTGAGACGGTGTATTTTCCTTCCAACCTGATTGAAAACCTGTTTCTCAGCAATGGCATGAGTGCGGGCAATACCCTGGCGGAAGCGCAGGTTCAGTGCCTGTCGGAAATTTTCGAACGGGCGGTGAAAAAGGAAATTCTGGAGCGGGAAATTGCACTGCCCGATGTACCGCACGAGGTGTTGCAGAAGTACCCGGACATTCTCGAGGGCATCGAGGAGCTGGAGAAGCAGGGCTTCCCGATCCTGGTGAAAGACGCTTCTCTCGGCGGCCAGTTTCCGGTGATGTGCGTGACCCTGATGAACCCGCGCACCGGCGGCGTGTTTGCCTCGTTTGGCGCGCACCCCAGTCTGCATGTGGCACTGGAGCGCAGTCTTACCGAATTGATGCAGGGGCGCAGTTTCGAGGGGCTGAACGATGTGCCGCCGCCCACCTTCAACAGTCTGGAAGTGACCGAGCCGCACAATTTTGTGGAGCACTTCATTGATTCCACCGGCGTGGTGTCCTGGCGTTTTTTCAGCGCGAGATCCGATTACGAATTTGTGGAATGGGACTTTTCCGGAAACCACCACGACAGCAACGACACCGAAGCCAACCGCCTGTTCGCCATCCTCGACGACATGGGCAAAGAGGTGTACATGGCGACCTACAGCGATCTCGGCGCGCCGGCGTGCCGGATTCTGGTACCCGGCTATTCCGAGGTGTATCCGGTGGAAGACCTGATCTGGGACAACACCAACAAGGCTCTGGACTATCGCGAGGACATCCTCAACCTGCACATTCTCGAAGACGAAGCCCTGGAAGATCTGGTGGAACGGCTGGAAGAAAGCCAGCTCGACAACTACGAGAAAATCTCCACCCTGATCGGGGTCGAGTTCGATGAAAATACCGTGTGGGGCCAGCTCACCATTCTCGAGCTGAAGTTGCTGGTATATCTGTCACTGCAACGCCATGAGGAGGCGCTGGAGCGGGTGGAGAGTTTTCTTCAGTACAACGACAACACGGTGGAACGCGGACTCTTTTACCGCGCGGTGCAGGCGGTACTGGAAATTGCACTGGACGAAGATCTGTCGCTGGACGATTACCTCGTCAATCTGCGCCGGATGTTTGGTGAGAGCACTATGGAGGCGGTTGTGGGTTCTGTAGACGGCAGTATGCGCTTTTACGGCCTCACCCCCACCAACATGCGCCTGGAAGGGCTGGACAAGCACCTGCGTTTGATCGAGAGCTACAAAAAGCTGCACGCGGCGCGCGCGGTGGTTAACGGTTTCTCCGAGGGAGATAAAACCGCGGTCAAATAA
- a CDS encoding MotA/TolQ/ExbB proton channel family protein codes for MLEIIKSGGWLMLPILLCSVAVIAIFIERLWTLNERKIAPRGLLGEVWSNLKNNQLTTDKIRELRDSSPLGRIFAAGLSNSKHGREVMKDSIEEAASQVVHDLERFLNVLGTVAAVAPLIGLLGTVVGMIQVFTAIMLEGTGNAGVLAGGISQALITTAAGLSVAIPALMAHRYFQRRVDSIVVTMEQEAVKLVDALHSDRRVEAA; via the coding sequence GTGTTAGAGATCATCAAATCCGGCGGCTGGCTGATGCTGCCAATCCTGCTTTGTTCCGTGGCCGTTATCGCGATTTTTATCGAGCGTCTGTGGACGTTGAATGAACGCAAGATCGCCCCCCGTGGACTTCTCGGCGAAGTCTGGAGCAACCTCAAAAACAATCAGCTCACAACGGATAAGATCCGTGAGTTGCGCGATTCCAGCCCGCTCGGCCGGATTTTTGCCGCGGGACTGTCCAACTCCAAGCATGGCCGGGAGGTCATGAAAGACAGTATCGAAGAGGCGGCCAGTCAGGTGGTCCACGATCTCGAACGCTTTCTGAACGTGCTGGGCACGGTTGCTGCCGTGGCACCGCTGATTGGCCTGCTGGGAACCGTGGTGGGCATGATTCAGGTCTTTACCGCGATCATGCTGGAAGGCACCGGTAATGCCGGTGTGCTGGCGGGAGGTATCTCTCAGGCCCTCATCACCACCGCGGCGGGCCTCAGTGTGGCAATTCCCGCGCTGATGGCACACCGCTACTTCCAGCGCCGTGTCGATTCCATCGTGGTCACCATGGAACAGGAAGCGGTCAAACTGGTGGATGCCCTGCACAGCGACCGCCGCGTCGAAGCCGCCTGA
- the msbA gene encoding lipid A export permease/ATP-binding protein MsbA yields MEKSSKPLPKPRQGAQTYRRLLSYAIPQWPLFVIAVLGFMLFSSMEVLLIAVTELLLDAVGVGIEQGRGFLSQYVAKFFAGGVMPQETARWLVPAAMLTIIGLRAVGNFVGSYGLAYVARAVIHQLRTELFEHIGQLPSAYFDRYTGAYLISKVAYNVEQVTNSITKSLKVIIRSSFTAIGLLTYLLMVNWKLTLTFFLFVPIIAAVVSVVGKRFRKLSHRIQNTMGDVTHVTQEAINGYEVVRMYGGRDYENARFQAASNANRQQFMKLVVADNASVSVIQIMVGLATAVLVWFALAPGMVESMTPGVFASYIGAAASLAKPIRNLSEVYAEIQKGIAAAESIFEVFDAPKEPLGGTLQLPSPVTGTVTFEHLGFRYSDDTPPVLSDIDFRVQAGQTVALVGASGSGKSTLVSLLSRFYEPTSGRILLDGVDITQVPVVALRQQISLVSQNIVLFNDTVYRNIAYGELENKSEAEVQRAIDLAHARGFIEELPQGLQTVLGDNAQILSGGQRQRLAIARALLKDSPLLVLDEATSALDNASERHIQAALAEVMKNRTTFVIAHRLSTIENADSILVMDQGRIVEHGTHSELLAQGGRYARLLQQQASDLG; encoded by the coding sequence ATGGAAAAATCCTCCAAGCCTCTGCCCAAGCCCCGGCAGGGTGCCCAGACCTACCGTCGCCTCCTTTCCTACGCCATCCCCCAGTGGCCGCTATTTGTGATAGCGGTGCTTGGTTTCATGCTGTTCTCCAGTATGGAAGTTCTGCTGATTGCCGTTACTGAGCTTCTGCTCGATGCTGTCGGCGTAGGGATAGAGCAGGGGCGGGGGTTCCTTTCGCAGTATGTGGCGAAGTTTTTCGCCGGTGGTGTCATGCCCCAGGAGACCGCCCGCTGGCTGGTGCCTGCAGCCATGCTGACGATCATTGGATTGCGGGCGGTGGGAAATTTTGTCGGCAGTTATGGCCTTGCCTATGTGGCGCGGGCGGTGATTCACCAGCTGCGCACCGAGCTGTTCGAGCATATTGGCCAGTTGCCGAGTGCCTATTTCGATCGCTATACCGGTGCTTACCTGATTTCCAAGGTGGCGTACAACGTCGAGCAGGTTACTAACTCCATCACAAAGTCCCTGAAGGTGATCATTCGTTCTTCGTTCACGGCTATTGGTCTGTTGACCTACCTGCTGATGGTGAACTGGAAGCTGACACTGACCTTTTTCCTGTTCGTGCCGATTATTGCCGCAGTCGTCAGTGTGGTGGGTAAGCGATTCCGCAAACTGAGCCATCGTATCCAGAACACCATGGGTGACGTTACCCACGTTACCCAGGAAGCGATCAACGGTTATGAAGTGGTGCGGATGTACGGCGGGCGCGATTATGAGAATGCCCGCTTTCAGGCGGCCAGCAATGCAAACCGCCAGCAGTTTATGAAGCTAGTGGTGGCGGACAACGCCAGCGTGTCGGTCATTCAGATTATGGTTGGCCTGGCAACGGCAGTGCTGGTGTGGTTTGCGCTGGCGCCGGGTATGGTGGAATCCATGACCCCGGGTGTATTTGCCTCCTATATCGGCGCCGCGGCGTCTCTGGCGAAACCCATCCGCAATCTCTCCGAGGTATATGCCGAAATCCAGAAAGGTATCGCTGCCGCGGAGAGTATTTTCGAAGTGTTCGATGCACCAAAAGAACCGCTCGGTGGCACTCTGCAGCTGCCGAGCCCGGTTACCGGCACGGTGACATTTGAGCACCTGGGGTTCCGTTACAGCGATGACACGCCGCCGGTGCTGAGCGATATCGACTTCCGTGTGCAGGCGGGGCAAACCGTTGCCCTAGTGGGCGCATCGGGCTCGGGCAAGAGTACTCTGGTCAGCCTGCTGTCCCGCTTCTATGAACCGACCTCTGGGCGGATTCTGTTGGACGGAGTCGACATAACCCAGGTGCCAGTGGTTGCCCTGCGCCAGCAGATCAGTCTGGTTTCCCAGAATATCGTGCTGTTCAATGACACCGTGTATCGCAACATCGCCTACGGTGAACTTGAGAACAAATCTGAGGCGGAAGTTCAGCGAGCGATCGACCTGGCACATGCACGGGGTTTTATCGAGGAGCTTCCGCAGGGGTTGCAGACGGTCCTTGGGGACAATGCGCAGATTCTTTCCGGTGGCCAGCGTCAGCGTCTTGCCATCGCTCGCGCACTATTGAAAGACTCCCCGCTATTAGTGCTCGATGAGGCCACCTCCGCGCTGGATAACGCCTCGGAACGTCATATCCAGGCCGCGCTGGCCGAGGTCATGAAGAACCGCACCACCTTTGTCATTGCGCATCGCCTCAGTACCATCGAGAACGCCGACAGTATCCTGGTGATGGATCAGGGGCGTATTGTCGAGCACGGCACACACAGTGAGCTGTTGGCACAAGGCGGGCGTTATGCGCGGCTGTTGCAACAGCAGGCGAGCGATCTCGGCTGA
- a CDS encoding porin, which yields MKKTAITLALAAALPIPSFAQSDVFTFYGKANASFQSNDEGEGTQTDIKSNASRLGVKGELPLDSGIKGIYKMEYEVDIDGEADETFSQRNIYAGLEGGFGQVIGGKFDTPLKEAQNRVDLFNDLEGDIKSLITRSDNRESNNLQYTTPSLAGFKASAAYISNKDAEIFDGEGNLIDTRDNGTSVSLAYDNNGVYLAYAFDQDVEANDWNVNRLVAQYSLGNLQLGALYEEQEKADRSKQDGWMTSVAYKINNWTAKAQYGQSDIIKTDGETFSLGLDYKLSSAAKVFTFYTDETAAGDYERSYVGIGTEFKF from the coding sequence ATGAAAAAGACCGCGATCACCCTGGCACTGGCAGCTGCCCTTCCCATTCCGTCCTTTGCCCAGTCCGACGTGTTCACCTTCTACGGCAAGGCCAATGCCTCCTTCCAGTCCAACGACGAGGGCGAAGGCACCCAAACTGATATCAAAAGCAACGCCTCCCGCCTGGGAGTGAAAGGCGAGCTGCCGCTGGATAGCGGTATCAAGGGTATCTACAAGATGGAATACGAAGTGGATATCGACGGCGAGGCCGATGAAACCTTCAGCCAGCGCAACATCTACGCAGGCCTTGAAGGCGGCTTCGGACAGGTGATCGGCGGTAAATTTGATACCCCCCTGAAAGAAGCCCAGAACCGCGTTGACCTGTTCAACGACCTGGAGGGTGATATCAAAAGCCTGATTACCAGAAGCGACAACCGCGAGTCGAACAACCTGCAGTACACCACGCCGTCTTTGGCAGGCTTCAAGGCTTCCGCTGCGTATATCAGCAACAAGGATGCCGAAATTTTCGACGGCGAAGGCAATCTGATCGACACCCGTGACAACGGTACTTCCGTATCCCTCGCCTACGACAACAACGGCGTATACCTGGCTTACGCCTTTGACCAGGACGTGGAAGCCAACGACTGGAACGTCAACCGTCTGGTCGCGCAATACAGCTTGGGCAACCTGCAATTGGGGGCCTTGTACGAGGAACAGGAAAAAGCGGACCGCAGCAAGCAGGACGGCTGGATGACATCCGTGGCCTACAAAATCAACAACTGGACCGCGAAGGCCCAGTACGGCCAATCCGACATCATCAAGACCGACGGCGAAACCTTCAGCCTGGGACTGGACTACAAACTCTCGTCAGCGGCCAAGGTGTTCACCTTCTACACCGATGAAACCGCCGCGGGCGACTATGAGCGCAGCTACGTTGGTATCGGCACCGAATTCAAGTTCTAA
- a CDS encoding DNA internalization-related competence protein ComEC/Rec2: protein MTRVSGVVATLWALSVGIGQVAFWPALPWDADTAVALALGCILFVLLAAASGWLSRCPSAPRFVLLHLLLPFVLGSFWALSAHHHSVAERLPPSLHGTDHRVVLEIEGLPETSSAVASFRSHTAVQGFLDSRFRARVLTSEYRELVGMRLLLSWYRVEPRLASKMTSGSRWSMTLRLKRPRGSVNPHTFDYEAWLLEQGIYATGYVRDSGAMPEHLAEGAGVAAAIDRVREGLRYRMRGVEGGIDLLPREALIRALLLGDKGGIDQQTQDLLRRTGTAHLLAISGLHVGIVAGFFLLLGGWVSRAAGIFRPHNPPFLAGAIGLLAALGYTLISGAPLSAQRALIMTSIAIIALMFRRSVSAGLAFAAALAGVLLLQPLAVINAGFWLSFVAVGALLLRFRGRSDSGDDATRGREPVGRRPLRIWHSLRTALQSQWAILLGLLLPSVLIFAGVSLSGLLLNLIAIPWVGMVILPLIFLAALVPAPLQLTLWQLADVQLGWLMDFLRLADHMLPGWQPIPAPTATVGVLALISCGMLLLPRGVPGRALGWGLLPVLLVGLSPWQRPDPPHLTLTALDVGQGLAVVAATERATLVYDTGASTGSGWSAGRSIVAPYILATGYPQLGALMVSHGDRDHAGGVTGLLSQLHVDALIAPGDLASRLSGGTTSKSCVAGEHEVWGGLRIEWLWPRTLELTGEENDHSCVGLLTWRDVRVLLTGDITASVEERLRALYPEFAPVDLLVAPHHGSQTSSSAALIAWAQPARVVFSAGFRHYFGHPHPEVVARYTRTSAQLFNTAESGAIRFRWDDTGRLEVREARAQSRFWYADHSNKKDNNQALSHRSELW, encoded by the coding sequence GTGACACGAGTGAGTGGGGTAGTGGCCACATTGTGGGCGCTGTCTGTGGGGATTGGACAGGTGGCCTTTTGGCCGGCACTGCCGTGGGATGCAGATACTGCCGTGGCGCTGGCACTCGGCTGTATCCTCTTTGTCCTGCTGGCTGCCGCCAGTGGCTGGTTGTCCCGTTGTCCGTCTGCGCCGCGCTTCGTGTTGCTGCATCTGCTGCTGCCATTTGTGCTCGGAAGCTTCTGGGCGCTCAGCGCCCATCACCACTCCGTCGCGGAGCGTTTGCCACCTTCATTGCACGGAACCGACCACAGGGTTGTGCTTGAGATTGAAGGCCTCCCGGAAACCTCCTCGGCGGTCGCCAGTTTCCGTTCCCACACCGCCGTGCAAGGGTTTCTGGACAGCCGGTTTCGCGCGCGGGTGCTGACATCCGAGTATCGCGAACTTGTCGGTATGCGCCTGTTGCTGAGCTGGTACCGGGTGGAGCCGCGGCTCGCGTCGAAGATGACCTCGGGCAGCCGCTGGAGTATGACGCTGCGCCTGAAGCGACCGCGCGGCAGCGTCAATCCCCACACTTTTGACTACGAAGCCTGGTTGCTTGAGCAGGGCATCTACGCCACAGGGTATGTACGCGATAGCGGCGCGATGCCGGAACACCTGGCGGAGGGGGCTGGTGTGGCGGCGGCGATCGACCGGGTGCGTGAAGGACTTCGCTATCGCATGCGTGGCGTCGAAGGCGGTATTGATCTACTGCCACGGGAGGCCCTGATCCGCGCACTGTTGCTGGGGGACAAGGGCGGAATAGACCAGCAGACCCAGGATCTCCTGCGCAGGACCGGCACCGCGCACCTGCTGGCTATTTCAGGGTTGCACGTGGGCATTGTGGCGGGTTTCTTCCTGCTGCTCGGTGGATGGGTGAGCCGCGCTGCAGGTATTTTTCGCCCCCACAACCCGCCGTTCCTGGCTGGTGCCATCGGACTGTTGGCCGCACTGGGGTACACACTGATCAGCGGTGCGCCCCTGTCGGCTCAACGCGCATTGATCATGACCTCGATTGCCATCATCGCCCTGATGTTCCGTCGCAGTGTCAGCGCCGGATTGGCGTTTGCGGCGGCGCTCGCGGGTGTATTGCTTCTACAGCCTCTGGCGGTGATCAACGCCGGGTTCTGGCTGTCATTTGTGGCGGTGGGCGCCCTGTTATTGCGCTTTCGCGGACGCAGTGACAGCGGCGATGACGCGACGAGGGGGCGGGAGCCGGTCGGCCGCCGTCCGTTGCGAATATGGCATTCTCTACGCACTGCGCTGCAGAGCCAGTGGGCCATTCTTCTCGGCCTGTTGCTGCCGTCCGTCCTGATTTTTGCCGGAGTGAGCCTGAGCGGATTGCTGCTGAATCTGATCGCCATTCCCTGGGTAGGGATGGTCATTCTCCCGTTGATCTTTCTTGCCGCGCTGGTTCCCGCGCCACTCCAGCTGACACTGTGGCAGCTTGCTGATGTTCAGCTTGGCTGGCTGATGGATTTCCTTCGGCTGGCCGACCACATGTTGCCGGGGTGGCAGCCGATCCCCGCGCCCACGGCAACGGTGGGCGTGCTTGCGCTGATCAGCTGCGGGATGCTGCTGCTGCCGCGAGGCGTTCCAGGGCGGGCCCTCGGTTGGGGCCTTTTGCCTGTGCTGCTGGTGGGTTTGTCGCCGTGGCAGCGACCCGATCCCCCGCACCTCACACTGACCGCACTGGATGTGGGCCAGGGGCTAGCCGTGGTCGCTGCTACGGAGCGGGCAACGCTTGTGTACGACACCGGCGCCAGCACCGGCAGTGGGTGGAGTGCCGGCCGCAGTATTGTGGCCCCCTATATTCTCGCCACCGGATATCCGCAGCTGGGGGCACTGATGGTGAGCCATGGCGACCGCGATCACGCGGGCGGGGTGACGGGTTTGCTGTCGCAATTGCACGTCGACGCACTGATCGCCCCCGGGGATCTCGCTTCGCGGTTGTCCGGGGGTACCACGTCGAAATCGTGCGTCGCCGGTGAGCATGAAGTATGGGGTGGGCTGCGCATCGAGTGGTTGTGGCCGCGCACCCTGGAACTGACCGGGGAGGAGAATGATCACAGCTGCGTGGGACTTCTGACCTGGCGCGATGTACGTGTGCTATTGACCGGAGATATCACCGCCAGCGTGGAGGAGCGATTGCGGGCTCTCTACCCCGAATTTGCTCCTGTCGATCTGCTGGTTGCACCGCATCACGGCTCCCAAACTTCCTCTTCCGCCGCGCTGATCGCGTGGGCGCAGCCTGCGCGGGTCGTGTTCAGTGCCGGATTCCGTCACTACTTCGGGCATCCTCACCCGGAGGTAGTGGCGAGGTACACGCGCACAAGCGCGCAGCTGTTCAATACCGCCGAGAGCGGAGCCATTCGTTTCCGCTGGGATGACACCGGGCGTCTGGAGGTTCGCGAGGCCCGCGCCCAGAGCCGCTTTTGGTATGCCGATCACAGCAATAAAAAAGATAACAATCAGGCACTTAGCCACCGAAGTGAGCTGTGGTAG